The following are encoded in a window of Panthera leo isolate Ple1 chromosome B2, P.leo_Ple1_pat1.1, whole genome shotgun sequence genomic DNA:
- the CB2H6orf136 gene encoding uncharacterized protein C6orf136 homolog isoform X1, with protein sequence MYQPSRGAARRLGPCLRTYQARPQDQLSPRALPFPPLWPHSTTTTSPSSIFWSPPLPPPPIWLLPRAPPLPLPQIQALSSPWVVLPPGKGEEGPGPEMHSGCLDGLRSLFEGPPCPYPGALIPFQAPGTSCPSPATPSGDPSMEEHLAIMYERLRHELPNLFLHSHDYTLYSSDVEFINEILNIRTKGLTWYILSLTLCRFLAWNYFAQLRLEVLQLTRHPENWTLQARWRLVGLPIHMLFLRFYKRDKEELYQTYDAYSTFFLNSNGLICRHRLDKLMPSHSPPTPVKKLLVGALVALGLSEPEPNLHLCSKT encoded by the exons ATGTATCAGCCCAGCCGGGGGGCGGCCCGGCGTCTCGGCCCCTGCCTCCGTACCTACCAGGCTCGCCCCCAG GACCAGCTTTCTCCACGGGCTCTACCATTTCCTCCACTTTGGCCCCACTCCACAACAACCACTTCTCCATCTTCTATTTTCTggtctcccccactcccaccccctcctaTCTGGTTGCTTCCCCGagctccccccctccctctccctcagatCCAGGCCCTCAGCTCACCATGGGTGGTTCTCCCtccaggaaagggagaggagggaccAGGACCTGAGATGCATAGCGGCTGCTTGGATGGGCTTAGGAGCCTATTTGAGGGACCTCCCTGCCCCTATCCTGGGGCTTTGATACCTTTCCAAGCCCCTGGGACctcttgcccttcccctgccacgCCATCAGGAGATCCGAGTATGGAGGAGCACCTGGCTATCATGTATGAGAGACTGAGACACGAG CTTCCCAATCTCTTCCTTCACTCCCACGACTATACTCTCTACTCATCGGATGTGGAATTCATCAATGAGATCCTGAACATACGCACCAA GGGCCTAACATGGTACATTCTGTCACTGACCCTCTGCCGCTTTCTGGCCTGGAACTATTTTGCACAACTTCGGTTGGAGGTTCTACAGCTGACCCGCCACCCAGAGAATTGGACCCTGCAAGCCCGCTGGCGGCTTGTGGGGCTGCCCATCCACATGCTTTTCCTGCGTTTCTACAAGCGTGACAAGGAAGAGCTTTACCA GACTTATGATGCCTATTCCACCTTCTTCCTGAATTCCAATGGCCTCATTTGTCGCCATCGCCTAGACAAA CTGATGCCTTCACACTCACCCCCGACACCTGTGAAGAAACTGCTAGTGGGAGCCCTGGTGGCTCTAGGACTGTCAGAGCCAGAACCCAACTTACACCTGTGTTCTAAGACCTGA
- the CB2H6orf136 gene encoding uncharacterized protein C6orf136 homolog isoform X2, giving the protein MLVLPGLGCAGWIEAGTAGRGRISSQLLRLPVPGARASSTRIAVLAERPARLDWARAPAPGWARWPRPRRRRCLRDTFGDRGKGEEGPGPEMHSGCLDGLRSLFEGPPCPYPGALIPFQAPGTSCPSPATPSGDPSMEEHLAIMYERLRHELPNLFLHSHDYTLYSSDVEFINEILNIRTKGLTWYILSLTLCRFLAWNYFAQLRLEVLQLTRHPENWTLQARWRLVGLPIHMLFLRFYKRDKEELYQTYDAYSTFFLNSNGLICRHRLDKLMPSHSPPTPVKKLLVGALVALGLSEPEPNLHLCSKT; this is encoded by the exons ATGTTGGTTCTCCCGGGTCTGGGTTGTGCAGGTTGGATTGAAGCTGGGACGGCGGGGCGAGGCCGCATTTCGTCCCAGCTTCTGCGGTTACCTGTGCCTGGAG CTCGCGCATCTTCCACCCGGATAGCGGTCCTGGCAGAAAGGCCGGCCCGGCTGGACTGGGCTCGGGCCCCAGCTCCAGGGTGGGCAAGATGGCCACGCCCCCGGCGGAGACGGTGCCTCAGGGACACCTTTGGGGACAGAG gaaagggagaggagggaccAGGACCTGAGATGCATAGCGGCTGCTTGGATGGGCTTAGGAGCCTATTTGAGGGACCTCCCTGCCCCTATCCTGGGGCTTTGATACCTTTCCAAGCCCCTGGGACctcttgcccttcccctgccacgCCATCAGGAGATCCGAGTATGGAGGAGCACCTGGCTATCATGTATGAGAGACTGAGACACGAG CTTCCCAATCTCTTCCTTCACTCCCACGACTATACTCTCTACTCATCGGATGTGGAATTCATCAATGAGATCCTGAACATACGCACCAA GGGCCTAACATGGTACATTCTGTCACTGACCCTCTGCCGCTTTCTGGCCTGGAACTATTTTGCACAACTTCGGTTGGAGGTTCTACAGCTGACCCGCCACCCAGAGAATTGGACCCTGCAAGCCCGCTGGCGGCTTGTGGGGCTGCCCATCCACATGCTTTTCCTGCGTTTCTACAAGCGTGACAAGGAAGAGCTTTACCA GACTTATGATGCCTATTCCACCTTCTTCCTGAATTCCAATGGCCTCATTTGTCGCCATCGCCTAGACAAA CTGATGCCTTCACACTCACCCCCGACACCTGTGAAGAAACTGCTAGTGGGAGCCCTGGTGGCTCTAGGACTGTCAGAGCCAGAACCCAACTTACACCTGTGTTCTAAGACCTGA
- the CB2H6orf136 gene encoding uncharacterized protein C6orf136 homolog isoform X3, which translates to MLVLPGLGCAGWIEAGTAGRGRISSQLLRLPVPGGKGEEGPGPEMHSGCLDGLRSLFEGPPCPYPGALIPFQAPGTSCPSPATPSGDPSMEEHLAIMYERLRHELPNLFLHSHDYTLYSSDVEFINEILNIRTKGLTWYILSLTLCRFLAWNYFAQLRLEVLQLTRHPENWTLQARWRLVGLPIHMLFLRFYKRDKEELYQTYDAYSTFFLNSNGLICRHRLDKLMPSHSPPTPVKKLLVGALVALGLSEPEPNLHLCSKT; encoded by the exons ATGTTGGTTCTCCCGGGTCTGGGTTGTGCAGGTTGGATTGAAGCTGGGACGGCGGGGCGAGGCCGCATTTCGTCCCAGCTTCTGCGGTTACCTGTGCCTGGAG gaaagggagaggagggaccAGGACCTGAGATGCATAGCGGCTGCTTGGATGGGCTTAGGAGCCTATTTGAGGGACCTCCCTGCCCCTATCCTGGGGCTTTGATACCTTTCCAAGCCCCTGGGACctcttgcccttcccctgccacgCCATCAGGAGATCCGAGTATGGAGGAGCACCTGGCTATCATGTATGAGAGACTGAGACACGAG CTTCCCAATCTCTTCCTTCACTCCCACGACTATACTCTCTACTCATCGGATGTGGAATTCATCAATGAGATCCTGAACATACGCACCAA GGGCCTAACATGGTACATTCTGTCACTGACCCTCTGCCGCTTTCTGGCCTGGAACTATTTTGCACAACTTCGGTTGGAGGTTCTACAGCTGACCCGCCACCCAGAGAATTGGACCCTGCAAGCCCGCTGGCGGCTTGTGGGGCTGCCCATCCACATGCTTTTCCTGCGTTTCTACAAGCGTGACAAGGAAGAGCTTTACCA GACTTATGATGCCTATTCCACCTTCTTCCTGAATTCCAATGGCCTCATTTGTCGCCATCGCCTAGACAAA CTGATGCCTTCACACTCACCCCCGACACCTGTGAAGAAACTGCTAGTGGGAGCCCTGGTGGCTCTAGGACTGTCAGAGCCAGAACCCAACTTACACCTGTGTTCTAAGACCTGA
- the DHX16 gene encoding pre-mRNA-splicing factor ATP-dependent RNA helicase DHX16 isoform X2, which yields MATPAGLERWVQDELHSVLGLSERHVAQFLIGTAQRCASAEEFVQRLRDTDTLDLSGPARDFALRLWNKVPRKAVVEKPARVAEREARALLEKNLSYKLLEDSEESSEETVGRAGSNVQKKRKKRKHLRKKRQDEEEEEEQEVSEKEKRKTGGSKQLTEKPESEDEWERTERERLQDLEERDAFAERVRQRDKDRTRNVLERSDKKAYEEAQKRLKMAEEDRKAMVPELRKKSRREYLAKREREKLEDLEAELADEEFLFGDVELSRHERRELKYKRRVRDLAREYRAAGEQEKLEATNRYHMPEETRGQPARAMDLGEEESGAPGEEQRRWEEARLGAASLKFGARDAASQKPKYQLVLEEEETIEFVRATQLQGDEEPSGPPPPTQAQQKESIQAVRRSLPVFPFREELLAAIANHQVLIIEGETGSGKTTQIPQYLFEEGYTKKGMKIACTQPRRVAAMSVAARVAREMGVKLGNEVGYSIRFEDCTSERTVLRYMTDGMLLREFLSEPDLASYSVVMVDEAHERTLHTDILFGLIKDVARFRPELKVLVASATLDTARFSTFFDDAPVFRIPGRRFPVDIFYTKAPEADYLEACVVSVLQIHVTQPPGDILVFLTGQEEIEAACEMLQDRCRRLGSKIRELLVLPIYANLPSDMQARIFQPTPPGARKVVVATNIAETSLTIEGIIYVLDPGFCKQKSYNPRTGMESLTVTPCSKASANQRAGRAGRVAAGKCFRLYTAWAYQHELEETTVPEIQRTSLGNVVLLLKSLGIHDLMHFDFLDPPPYETLLLALEQLYALGALNHLGELTTSGRKMAELPVDPMLSKMILASEKYSCSEEILTVAAMLSVNNSIFYRPKDKVVHADNARVNFFLPGGDHLVLLNVYTQWAESGYSSQWCYENFVQFRSMRRARDVREQLEGLLERVEVGLSSCQGDYIRVRKAITAGYFYHTARLTRSGYRTVKQQQTVFIHPNSSLFEEQPRWLLYHELVLTTKEFMRQVLEIESSWLLEVAPHYYKAKELEDPHSKKMPKKIGKTREELG from the exons ATGGCGACGCCAGCTGGGCTGGAGCGCTGGGTGCAGGACGAGCTGCACTCGGTGTTGGGGTTGAGCGAACGGCATGTAGCCCAATTTCTGATCGGTACCGCGCAGCGCTGTGCCTCGGCCGAGGAGTTCGTGCAGCGCCTCCGAGACACCGATACTCTGGACCTCAGCGGGCCGGCCCGGGACTTCGCCCTGAGACTCTGGAACAAG GTACCACGGAAGGCAGTGGTAGAAAAGCCAGCTCGAGTGGCAGAGCGAGAGGCCCGAGCCCTGCTAGAGAAGAACCTATCCTATAAGTTGCTGGAAGACAGTGAGGAGAGCAGTGAGGAGACCGTAGGTAGAGCTGGGAGCAATGTCCAGAAGAAGCGTAAAAAACGGAAACACCTCAGGAAGAAACGTcaggatgaagaggaagaagaggagcaAGAAGTTtctgagaaggagaagagaaagacagg AGGAAGTAAACAGCTGACTGAGAAGCCAGAGTCGGAGGATGAGTGGGAGAGGACTGAGCGAGAGCGCCTTCAGGACCTGGAGGAACGTGATGCCTTTGCTGAGAGGGTTCGGCAGCGGGACAAGGATCGGACTCGAAATGTCTTGGAGCGGTCAGACAAGAAG GCTTATGAAGAGGCTCAGAAGCGCCTCAAGATGGCTGAGGAAGACCGGAAAGCCATG GTCCCTGAGCTGCGGAAGAAATCCCGCCGAGAGTACTTGGCTAAGAGGGAACGAGAGAAACTTGAGGATCTGGAGGCTGAGCTGGCTGATGAGGAGTTCCTTTTTGGGGATGTGGAGCTGAGCCGACATGAGCGGCGGGAGCTCAAATACAAGCGGCGAGTGCGGGACTTGGCCCGAGAGTACCGGGCTGCTGGGGAGCAGGAGAAGCTGGAGGCCACCAATCGTTACCATATGCCTGAGGAAACCCGAGGACAG CCAGCACGAGCTATGGATCTAGGGGAGGAGGAAtcaggtgcccctggggaggAGCAGCGGCGCTGGGAGGAGGCCCGGCTGGGGGCAGCGTCCCTGAAATTTGGGGCCCGAGATGCTGCCTCCCAGAAGCCCAAGTATCAGCTGGtgctggaggaagaggagaccATCGAGTTTGTCCGGGCCACTCAGCTCCAGGGTGACGAG gAGCCATCAGGCCCACCACCTCCAACCCAGGCTCAGCAGAAAGAGTCCATCCAGGCTGTCCGCCGCAGCCTCCCAGTGTTCCCATTCCGTGAGGAGCTCCTGGCTGCTATTGCTAATCATCAGGTCCTCATCATCGAGGGTGAGACAGGCTCCGGGAAGACCACCCAGATCCCGCAGTATCTCTTTGAGGAG GGTTACACAAAGAAGGGAATGAAGATTGCCTGCACCCAGCCCCGGAGAGTGGCAGCCATGAGTGTGGCTGCCCGAGTGGCCCGGGAGATGGGTGTGAAGCTTGGGAATGAG GTTGGCTATAGCATCCGCTTTGAGGACTGCACGTCGGAGCGAACTGTCCTCCGCTACATGACAGATGGGATGCTCCTCCGGGAGTTCCTCTCTGAACCTGACCTTGCAAGTTACAG CGTGGTGATGGTAGATGAGGCTCATGAACGGACCCTACACACAGACATTCTCTTTGGGTTGATCAAGGATGTTGCTCGCTTCCGGCCTGAGCTGAAGGTCTTGGTGGCTTCAGCCACACTGGACACTGCCCGTTTTTCCACCTTCTTTGATGACGCCCCTGTCTTCCGAATCCCTGGACGCAGGTTTCCAGTTGACATCTTCTATACCAAG GCTCCAGAGGCTGACTACCTGGAAGCTTGTGTGGTGTCTGTGCTGCAGATCCATGTGACCCAGCCTCCCGGGGATATCCTGGTGTTCCTGACAGGACAG GAGGAGATTGAGGCCGCCTGTGAGATGCTCCAGGATCGCTGCCGCCGCCTGGGCTCCAAAATCCGAGAGCTCTTGGTGTTACCCATATATGCCAACCTGCCTTCTGACATGCAAGCTCGAATCTTCCAGCCCACACCCCCTGGGGCACGAAAG GTGGTTGTGGCAACAAACATCGCTGAGACGTCACTCACCATAGAGGGCATCATTTATGTGCTGGATCCAGGGTTCTGTAAGCAGAAGAGCTACAACCCTCGCACAGGCATGGAATCCCTCACTGTCACACCCTGCAGCAAG gcCTCAGCCAATCAACGAGCTGGTCGGGCGGGTCGGGTGGCTGCAGGGAAGTGCTTCCGCCTGTATACCGCCTGGGCCTATCAGCATGAGCTGGAGGAAACCACTGTGCCAGAGATCCAGAGGACCAGCCTGGGCAATGTTGTGTTGCTGCTCAAGAGCTTAG GGATCCATGACCTAATGCACTTTGATTTCCTGGACCCTCCACCATATGAGACCCTGCTGCTAGCCTTGGAGCAGTTGTATGCTCTGGGAGCCCTCAACCACCTTGGGGAGCTCACCACG tCTGGTCGAAAGATGGCAGAGCTACCAGTGGATCCCATGCTATCTAAAATGATCTTGGCCTCTGAAAA gtATAGCTGTTCAGAAGAGATCCTGACAGTGGCTGCCATGCTCTCTGTCAACAATTCCATCTTCTACCGACCCAAGGACAAGGTCGTCCATGCTGACAATGCCCGTGTCAACTTTTTCCTCCCTGGTGGGGACCACCTGGTTCTGCTAAACGTTTATACACAG TGGGCTGAGAGTGGTTACTCTTCCCAGTGGTGCTATGAAAACTTTGTACAATTCAGATCAATGCGCCGAGCCAGGGATGTGCGGGAACAGCTGGAGGGGCTCTTGGAACGAGTGGAAGTTGGTCTCAGCTCCTGCCAAGGGGACTATATTCGTGTACGCAAG GCCATCACAGCTGGTTACTTTTACCACACGGCGCGACTGACTCGTAGTGGCTATCGCACAGTCAAACAACAGCAGACAGTGTTCATTCACCCCAACTCCTCTCTCTTTGAGGAACAGCCACGCTGGCTGCTCTACCATGAACTTGTCTTGACCACCAAGGAATTCATGAGACAG GTATTAGAGATTGAAAGCAGTTGGCTTCTGGAGGTAGCTCCCCACTATTATAAGGCCAAGGAGCTAGAAGATCCCCATTCtaagaaaatgccaaaaaaaatagGCAAGACACGAGAAGAGCTAGGGTAA
- the DHX16 gene encoding pre-mRNA-splicing factor ATP-dependent RNA helicase DHX16 isoform X1, which produces MATPAGLERWVQDELHSVLGLSERHVAQFLIGTAQRCASAEEFVQRLRDTDTLDLSGPARDFALRLWNKVWERVPRKAVVEKPARVAEREARALLEKNLSYKLLEDSEESSEETVGRAGSNVQKKRKKRKHLRKKRQDEEEEEEQEVSEKEKRKTGGSKQLTEKPESEDEWERTERERLQDLEERDAFAERVRQRDKDRTRNVLERSDKKAYEEAQKRLKMAEEDRKAMVPELRKKSRREYLAKREREKLEDLEAELADEEFLFGDVELSRHERRELKYKRRVRDLAREYRAAGEQEKLEATNRYHMPEETRGQPARAMDLGEEESGAPGEEQRRWEEARLGAASLKFGARDAASQKPKYQLVLEEEETIEFVRATQLQGDEEPSGPPPPTQAQQKESIQAVRRSLPVFPFREELLAAIANHQVLIIEGETGSGKTTQIPQYLFEEGYTKKGMKIACTQPRRVAAMSVAARVAREMGVKLGNEVGYSIRFEDCTSERTVLRYMTDGMLLREFLSEPDLASYSVVMVDEAHERTLHTDILFGLIKDVARFRPELKVLVASATLDTARFSTFFDDAPVFRIPGRRFPVDIFYTKAPEADYLEACVVSVLQIHVTQPPGDILVFLTGQEEIEAACEMLQDRCRRLGSKIRELLVLPIYANLPSDMQARIFQPTPPGARKVVVATNIAETSLTIEGIIYVLDPGFCKQKSYNPRTGMESLTVTPCSKASANQRAGRAGRVAAGKCFRLYTAWAYQHELEETTVPEIQRTSLGNVVLLLKSLGIHDLMHFDFLDPPPYETLLLALEQLYALGALNHLGELTTSGRKMAELPVDPMLSKMILASEKYSCSEEILTVAAMLSVNNSIFYRPKDKVVHADNARVNFFLPGGDHLVLLNVYTQWAESGYSSQWCYENFVQFRSMRRARDVREQLEGLLERVEVGLSSCQGDYIRVRKAITAGYFYHTARLTRSGYRTVKQQQTVFIHPNSSLFEEQPRWLLYHELVLTTKEFMRQVLEIESSWLLEVAPHYYKAKELEDPHSKKMPKKIGKTREELG; this is translated from the exons ATGGCGACGCCAGCTGGGCTGGAGCGCTGGGTGCAGGACGAGCTGCACTCGGTGTTGGGGTTGAGCGAACGGCATGTAGCCCAATTTCTGATCGGTACCGCGCAGCGCTGTGCCTCGGCCGAGGAGTTCGTGCAGCGCCTCCGAGACACCGATACTCTGGACCTCAGCGGGCCGGCCCGGGACTTCGCCCTGAGACTCTGGAACAAGGTGTGGGAAAGG GTACCACGGAAGGCAGTGGTAGAAAAGCCAGCTCGAGTGGCAGAGCGAGAGGCCCGAGCCCTGCTAGAGAAGAACCTATCCTATAAGTTGCTGGAAGACAGTGAGGAGAGCAGTGAGGAGACCGTAGGTAGAGCTGGGAGCAATGTCCAGAAGAAGCGTAAAAAACGGAAACACCTCAGGAAGAAACGTcaggatgaagaggaagaagaggagcaAGAAGTTtctgagaaggagaagagaaagacagg AGGAAGTAAACAGCTGACTGAGAAGCCAGAGTCGGAGGATGAGTGGGAGAGGACTGAGCGAGAGCGCCTTCAGGACCTGGAGGAACGTGATGCCTTTGCTGAGAGGGTTCGGCAGCGGGACAAGGATCGGACTCGAAATGTCTTGGAGCGGTCAGACAAGAAG GCTTATGAAGAGGCTCAGAAGCGCCTCAAGATGGCTGAGGAAGACCGGAAAGCCATG GTCCCTGAGCTGCGGAAGAAATCCCGCCGAGAGTACTTGGCTAAGAGGGAACGAGAGAAACTTGAGGATCTGGAGGCTGAGCTGGCTGATGAGGAGTTCCTTTTTGGGGATGTGGAGCTGAGCCGACATGAGCGGCGGGAGCTCAAATACAAGCGGCGAGTGCGGGACTTGGCCCGAGAGTACCGGGCTGCTGGGGAGCAGGAGAAGCTGGAGGCCACCAATCGTTACCATATGCCTGAGGAAACCCGAGGACAG CCAGCACGAGCTATGGATCTAGGGGAGGAGGAAtcaggtgcccctggggaggAGCAGCGGCGCTGGGAGGAGGCCCGGCTGGGGGCAGCGTCCCTGAAATTTGGGGCCCGAGATGCTGCCTCCCAGAAGCCCAAGTATCAGCTGGtgctggaggaagaggagaccATCGAGTTTGTCCGGGCCACTCAGCTCCAGGGTGACGAG gAGCCATCAGGCCCACCACCTCCAACCCAGGCTCAGCAGAAAGAGTCCATCCAGGCTGTCCGCCGCAGCCTCCCAGTGTTCCCATTCCGTGAGGAGCTCCTGGCTGCTATTGCTAATCATCAGGTCCTCATCATCGAGGGTGAGACAGGCTCCGGGAAGACCACCCAGATCCCGCAGTATCTCTTTGAGGAG GGTTACACAAAGAAGGGAATGAAGATTGCCTGCACCCAGCCCCGGAGAGTGGCAGCCATGAGTGTGGCTGCCCGAGTGGCCCGGGAGATGGGTGTGAAGCTTGGGAATGAG GTTGGCTATAGCATCCGCTTTGAGGACTGCACGTCGGAGCGAACTGTCCTCCGCTACATGACAGATGGGATGCTCCTCCGGGAGTTCCTCTCTGAACCTGACCTTGCAAGTTACAG CGTGGTGATGGTAGATGAGGCTCATGAACGGACCCTACACACAGACATTCTCTTTGGGTTGATCAAGGATGTTGCTCGCTTCCGGCCTGAGCTGAAGGTCTTGGTGGCTTCAGCCACACTGGACACTGCCCGTTTTTCCACCTTCTTTGATGACGCCCCTGTCTTCCGAATCCCTGGACGCAGGTTTCCAGTTGACATCTTCTATACCAAG GCTCCAGAGGCTGACTACCTGGAAGCTTGTGTGGTGTCTGTGCTGCAGATCCATGTGACCCAGCCTCCCGGGGATATCCTGGTGTTCCTGACAGGACAG GAGGAGATTGAGGCCGCCTGTGAGATGCTCCAGGATCGCTGCCGCCGCCTGGGCTCCAAAATCCGAGAGCTCTTGGTGTTACCCATATATGCCAACCTGCCTTCTGACATGCAAGCTCGAATCTTCCAGCCCACACCCCCTGGGGCACGAAAG GTGGTTGTGGCAACAAACATCGCTGAGACGTCACTCACCATAGAGGGCATCATTTATGTGCTGGATCCAGGGTTCTGTAAGCAGAAGAGCTACAACCCTCGCACAGGCATGGAATCCCTCACTGTCACACCCTGCAGCAAG gcCTCAGCCAATCAACGAGCTGGTCGGGCGGGTCGGGTGGCTGCAGGGAAGTGCTTCCGCCTGTATACCGCCTGGGCCTATCAGCATGAGCTGGAGGAAACCACTGTGCCAGAGATCCAGAGGACCAGCCTGGGCAATGTTGTGTTGCTGCTCAAGAGCTTAG GGATCCATGACCTAATGCACTTTGATTTCCTGGACCCTCCACCATATGAGACCCTGCTGCTAGCCTTGGAGCAGTTGTATGCTCTGGGAGCCCTCAACCACCTTGGGGAGCTCACCACG tCTGGTCGAAAGATGGCAGAGCTACCAGTGGATCCCATGCTATCTAAAATGATCTTGGCCTCTGAAAA gtATAGCTGTTCAGAAGAGATCCTGACAGTGGCTGCCATGCTCTCTGTCAACAATTCCATCTTCTACCGACCCAAGGACAAGGTCGTCCATGCTGACAATGCCCGTGTCAACTTTTTCCTCCCTGGTGGGGACCACCTGGTTCTGCTAAACGTTTATACACAG TGGGCTGAGAGTGGTTACTCTTCCCAGTGGTGCTATGAAAACTTTGTACAATTCAGATCAATGCGCCGAGCCAGGGATGTGCGGGAACAGCTGGAGGGGCTCTTGGAACGAGTGGAAGTTGGTCTCAGCTCCTGCCAAGGGGACTATATTCGTGTACGCAAG GCCATCACAGCTGGTTACTTTTACCACACGGCGCGACTGACTCGTAGTGGCTATCGCACAGTCAAACAACAGCAGACAGTGTTCATTCACCCCAACTCCTCTCTCTTTGAGGAACAGCCACGCTGGCTGCTCTACCATGAACTTGTCTTGACCACCAAGGAATTCATGAGACAG GTATTAGAGATTGAAAGCAGTTGGCTTCTGGAGGTAGCTCCCCACTATTATAAGGCCAAGGAGCTAGAAGATCCCCATTCtaagaaaatgccaaaaaaaatagGCAAGACACGAGAAGAGCTAGGGTAA
- the PPP1R18 gene encoding phostensin, which yields MATIPDWKLQLLARRRQEEAALRGREKAERERLSQMPAWKRGLLERRRAKLGLSPGEPTPTPGTTEAGPPDPDESAVLLEAIGPVHQNRFIRQERQQQQQQQQRNEELLAERRPGTLEAREQRSSPGEMRDQSPKGRESREERVSPREAREKRIGGARESSPRPSEAWDWRQSPGEAGDKSSRLSEARKWRLSPGETPEWSLRLAEPGEQSPRRKEVVESRLSPAESDNQKMGLTEVHKWRPDSGESQEQSLVQLEISEWRLSLEKRKDCSEECGRKEEKPIPTLASEEITELSETLSREAPDSSSGEVEAAEQRRSPVQDGERGLRLTEGWKWTLNSGKIREWTPRDTETQIQKPVPPESAEKYLGPFGTEAGEGEAEKEKAGALGRPLRTLQNCSSVPSPFPPEDAGTGGSRGQEEEAVQPRPPPAAPLSPPPPAPPAPQSPGDPLMNRLFYGVKAGPGVGAPRRSGHTFTVNPRRSLPPAAPTTPPATPATADVAVPGGGKKRYPTAEEILVLGGYLRLSRSCLVKGSPERHHKQLKISFSETALETTYQYPSESSVLEELGPEPEAPSTPSPPAAQPDDEEDEEELLLLQRELQGGLRTKALIVDESCRR from the exons ATGGCCACCATCCCAGACTGGAAGCTACAGCTGCTAGCCCGGCGACGGCAGGAGGAGGCAGCCCTTCGTGGCCGGGAGAAGGCAGAGCGGGAGCGTCTGTCCCAGATGCCAGCCTGGAAGCGGGGGCTCCTGGAGCGCCGCCGGGCCAAGCTTGGTCTGTCTCCTGGGGAGCCTACCCCTACACCTGGGACTACAGAGGCTGGACCTCCAGACCCAGACGAGTCGGCTGTCCTCCTAGAGGCCATTGGGCCAGTGCACCAGAACCGATTCATTCGGCAGGagcgccagcagcagcagcagcagcagcagcgtaATGAAGAACTACTTGCAGAAAGAAGGCCTGGGACTTTGGAGGCCAGGGAGCAGAGATCCAGCCCTGGGGAGATGCGGGATCAGAGCCCCAAGGGAAGAGAGTCGAGAGAAGAGCGGGTCAGTCCcagggaggccagagagaagagGATAGGGGGAGCCCGAGAGTCAAGCCCCAGGCCTTCAGAGGCTTGGGACTGGAGGCAGAGCCCAGGAGAGGCTGGAGACAAGAGCTCCAGACTGTCAGAAGCGCGGAAATGGAGGCTGAGCCCGGGAGAAACTCCAGAGTGGAGTCTGAGACTGGCAGAGCCTGGAGAACAAAGCCCGAGGAGAAAAGAGGTGGTGGAAAGTAGACTGAGCCCAGCGGAGTCTGACAACCAGAAGATGGGCCTGACAGAGGTCCATAAATGGAGGCCCGACTCTGGAGAGTCTCAGGAACAGAGTTTGGTACAACTGGAGATATCAGAGTGGAGGCTGagcttagaaaaaagaaaagactgctCAGAGGAAtgtgggagaaaagaagagaagccaATTCCAACACTGGCCTCAGAAGAGATTACAGAGCTGTCAGAGACCCTGAGTAGGGAGGCTCCAGACAGCAGCTCTGGAGAAGTGGAGGCAGCAGAACAAAGGCGTAGCCCTGTGCAGGATGGTGAGAGGGGACTGAGGCTGACAGAAGGATGGAAATGGACCCTGAATTCTGGGAAGATTCGAGAATGGACACCCAGGGACACAGAGACTCAAATTCAGAAACCAGTCCCCCCAGAGTCTGCTGAGAAGTATCTGGGGCCCTTTGGTACAGAGGCTGGAGAAGGCGAGGCTGAGAAGGAGAAGGCGGGGGCTCTGGGCAGGCCTTTGAGAACCCTGCAGAACTGcagctctgtgccctcccccttcccaccagagGACGCTGGGACTGGAGGCTCTagagggcaggaagaggaagcagtGCAACCCCGGCCCCCACCAGcagcccctctgtctcccccacccccagccccacctgccccccagtcCCCTGGGGATCCCCTCATGAACCGACTGTTCTATGGGGTGAAGgcagggccaggggtgggggcccCTCGCCGCAGTGGACACACCTTCACAGTCAACCCCCGGCGGTCCCTGCCCCCTGCAGCCCCCACCACTCCTCCGGCTACCCCAGCCACAGCTGATGTTGCAGTCCCCGGAGGTGGGAAGAAGCGGTACCCAACTGCTGAGGAGATCTTGGTTCTGGGGGGCTACCTCCGTCTCAGCCGCAGCTGCCTTGTCAAGGGGTCCCCTGAAAGGCACCACAAACAG CTCAAGATCTCCTTCAGCGAGACAGCATTGGAGACCACGTATCAATACCCCTCTGAAAGTTCAGTGCTGGAGGAGCtgggcccagagcctgaggctCCCAgtacccccagccccccagcggCCCAACCCGATGACgaagaggatgaggaagagtTGTTGCTGCTACAACGGGAGCTCCAGGGCGGCCTGCGCACCAAGGCCCTGATCGTGG ATGAGTCCTGCCGGAGGTGA